The proteins below come from a single Papaver somniferum cultivar HN1 chromosome 11, ASM357369v1, whole genome shotgun sequence genomic window:
- the LOC113324102 gene encoding protein C2-DOMAIN ABA-RELATED 11-like — translation MGEKVGVLKVTVVQGKHLVIRYFRNSDPYVVFKLGNQVVKTKVINSFLNPVWNEELSLDVTQSAGVLNIEVFDKDRFKSDDKMGTAHLNLQQIASAARLKQVIKARPGESTKIRTILPGSDNCLVRESYVSCVNGESLQDVWLRFCGVESGELELKLKWIEDQLPITPVPS, via the coding sequence ATGGGAGAGAAAGTGGGTGTGTTAAAAGTGACAGTAGTCCAAGGAAAGCATCTAGTGATTCGATATTTCAGAAACAGCGATCCTTATGTTGTGTTCAAGCTGGGGAATCAGGTTGTTAAGACCAAGGTCATCAACAGTTTCCTTAATCCCGTTTGGAACGAGGAGTTGAGCTTGGATGTTACTCAATCGGCTGGTGTTCTCAACATAGAGGTGTTTGACAAAGATCGGTTCAAATCAGATGACAAAATGGGAACTGCGCACCTAAACCTTCAACAGATTGCGTCGGCAGCAAGGCTGAAACAAGTAATAAAGGCGCGCCCAGGTGAGTCGACTAAGATACGGACAATACTTCCTGGTAGTGATAACTGTCTGGTTAGAGAGAGCTACGTCAGTTGTGTAAATGGGGAGAGTCTGCAGGATGTCTGGTTGAGATTTTGTGGTGTAGAATCTGGGGAACTTGAGCTGAAGCTTAAATGGATCGAAGATCAACTTCCAATTACTCCTGTCCCTTCTTAA
- the LOC113323262 gene encoding uncharacterized protein LOC113323262 translates to MASYRSLINVYKNAINVSQVRSIFTTSHLEMSFADKIRRAMAKDPINTQANPHSFTLLRFADEIMSSRKALQCKQFEVGRISDETLADSLKKESLIRVLGCFDNTGENLKASQKKEAAKECNCTLGEVEDVLGRFRWIKEARKKMDKLKAEGKPMPQNMIEIQKLMGSTATDFARSS, encoded by the exons ATGGCTTCTTATCGATCCTTGATCAATGTTTACAAGAATGCCATCAATGTCTCCCAAGTCCGTTCGATCTTTACGACCTCACATCTTGAGATGTCTTTTGCTGATAAGATAAGAAGAGCAATGGCTAAAGATCCTATCAATACTCAAGCAAATCCACATTCTTTCACCCTACTCC GATTTGCTGATGAGATCATGAGTTCTAGAAAAGCATTACAATGTAAGCAATTCGAAGTCGGGAGAATTAGTGATGAGACGCTTGCGGATTCGTTAAAAAAAGAATCATTAATTCGAGTTCTTGGATGTTTCGATAATACTGGAGAG AATTTAAAAGCAAGTCAGAAAAAAGAGGCAGCAAAAGAGTGTAATTGCACGTTGGGAGAAGTAGAGGATGTGTTGGGGAGGTTTAGGTGGATTAAAGAAGCACGAAAGAAGATGGATAAGTTAAAGGCAGAAGGGAAACCAATGCCACAGAACATGATCGAG ATTCAAAAGTTGATGGGCTCAACAGCGACGGATTTTGCTAGGTCTAGTTAG